The Anas acuta chromosome 7, bAnaAcu1.1, whole genome shotgun sequence genome has a window encoding:
- the UNC5B gene encoding netrin receptor UNC5B isoform X1: MQPPGPPRRIFIILLLLLFLLHRRWALAAAGLEYSDVLPDSFPSAPAETLPHFLLEPQDAYIVKNKPVELVCRANPATQIYFKCNGEWVNQNDHVTKEDLDEVTGLLVREVQIEVSRQQVEELFGLEDYWCQCVAWSSAGTTKSRRAYVRIAYLRKNFDQEPLGKEVPLEHEVLLQCRPPEGVPQAEVEWLRNEDVIDPTQDTNFLITIDHNLIIKQARLLDTANYTCMAKNIVAKRRSTTAAVIVYVNGGWSTWSEWSPCNNRCGRGWQKRTRTCTNPAPLNGGSFCDGQPFQKITCTTLCPVDGAWTEWSKWSACSTECTHWRSRECAAPAPRNGGKDCSGVLLDSKNCTDGLCLHNKRVLSEPKSHLLEATGDVALYAGLVVAIFVFIVILMAVGVVVYRRRCRDFDTDITDSSAALTGGFHPVNFKTSRHDNPQLLHPSMQPDLTASAGVYRGPMYALQDSSDKIPMTNSPLLDPLPNLKIKVYNSSTTSSSPGLHDGTDLLGGGPATGTFPGDSSRDGHFGNVRSKALGSQHLLSLPREHGSSASGTFGYLGGRLTIPGTGVSLLVPHGAIPQGKFYEMYLVINKAESALLPSEGTQTVLSPAVTCGPTSLLLCRPVVLTIPHCADVASSDWIFQLKTQSHQGNWEEVVTLDEETLNTPCYCQLEAKCCHVLLDQLGTYVFVGESYSRSAIKRLQLAIFAPTVCTSLEYNLKVYCLEDTPDALKEVLELERTLGGYLLEEPKPLPFKDSYHNLRLSIHDIPHSLWRSKLLAKYQEIPFYHIWSGSQRALHCTFTLERYSQASTELTCKICVRQVEGEGQIFQLHVTLGEHAGSFDTLHSHHSSAPTTQLGPYAFKIPLSIRQKICSSLDAPNARGNDWRLLAQKLSMDRYLNYFATKASPTGVLLDLWEAQHQDDGDLNTLASALEEMGKSEMLVVMATEGDCC; the protein is encoded by the exons GGCTGGAGTACAGCGACGTGCTGCCCGACTCCTTCCCCTCGGCCCCGGCGGAGACGCTGCCCCACTTCTTGCTGGAGCCGCAGGACGCCTACATCGTCAAGAACAAGCCCGTGGAGCTCGTCTGCAGGGCCAACCCCGCCACCCAGATCTACTTCAAGTGCAACGGGGAGTGGGTCAACCAGAACGACCACGTCACCAAGGAGGACCTGGATGAGGTCACGG ggctgctggtgCGGGAGGTGCAGATCGAGGTGTCCCggcagcaggtggaggagcTCTTCGGGCTGGAGGACTACTGGTGCCAGTGCGTGGCCTGGAGCTCGGCGGGCACCACCAAGAGCCGCAGGGCCTACGTCCGCATCGCGT ACCTACGGAAGAATTTCGACCAGGAGCCCTTGGGCAAGGAGGTGCCGCTGGAGCAcgaggtgctgctgcagtgccggCCCCCCGAGGGGGTGCCGCAGGCGGAG GTGGAGTGGCTGAGGAACGAGGACGTCATCGATCCCACCCAGGACACCAACTTCCTCATCACCATCGATCACAACCTCATCATCAAGCAGGCCCGCCTCTTGGACACTGCCAATTACACCTGCATGGCCAAGAACATCGTGGCCAAGCGCCGGAGCACCACGGCCGCCGTCATCGTCTACG tgAACGGGGGCTGGTCCACCTGGTCCGAGTGGTCGCCGTGCAACAACCGCTGCGGCCGGGGCTGGCAGAAGCGCACGCGGACGTGCACCAACCCCGCACCGCTCAACGGCGGCTCCTTCTGCGACGGGCAGCCCTTCCAGAAAATAACCTGCACCACCCTCTGCCCAG TGGATGGCGCGTGGACGGAGTGGAGCAAGTGGTCGGCCTGCAGCACCGAGTGCACCCACTGGCGCAGCCGCGAGtgcgctgccccggccccccgcAACGGCGGCAAGGACTGCAGCGGCGTGCTGCTCGACTCCAAAAACTGCACCGACGGGCTCTGCCTGCACA ATAAAAGAGTTCTAAGCGAACCCAAAAGCCACC TGCTGGAGGCCACGGGCGACGTGGCCCTGTACGCCGGGCTGGTGGTGGCCATTTTCGTCTTCATCGTGATCCTGATGGCCGTGGGGGTGGTGGTGTACCGGCGGCGGTGCCGGGATTTCGACACGGACATCACGGACTCATCAGCTGCCCTGACGGGGGGCTTCCACCCTGTCAACTTCAAGACATCTCGGCATG ACAACCCGCAGCTGCTGCACCCCTCCATGCAGCCTGACCTGACGGCCAGCGCCGGGGTGTACCGCGGCCCCATGTACGCCCTGCAGGACTCCTCCGACAAGATCCCCATGACCAACTCCCCGCTCCTCGACCCCTTGCCCAACCTCAAGATCAAGGTCTACaactcctccaccacctcctcgtCGCCAGGCCTCCACGATGGGACGGAtttgctgggggggggccccgCCACCGGCACCTTCCCAGGGGACAGCAGTAGGGACGGGCATTTTGGGAACGTGCGGAGCAAAGCCCTGGGCTCCCAGCACCTCCTCAGCCTGCCCCGGGAGCACGGCAGCAGCGCCAGCGGGACTTTTGGCTACCTAGGGGGAAGGCTCACCATCCCTGGCACGG GGGTGAGCCTGCTGGTGCCCCACGGGGCCATCCCCCAGGGGAAGTTCTACGAGATGTACCTGGTCATCAACAAGGCGGAGAGCGCCCT ctTGCCCTCCGAAGGCACGCAGACGGTGCTGAGCCCGGCGGTGACCTGCGGCCccaccagcctgctgctgtgccgCCCCGTCGTCCTGACCATTCCCCACTGCGCCGACGTCGCCTCCTCTGACTGGattttccagctgaaaacaCAGTCCCACCAGGGAAACTGGGAG GAAGTCGTGACCCTGGATGAGGAGACCCTCAACACCCCCTGCTACTGCCAGCTGGAAGCCAAGTGCTGCCACGTTCTGCTCGACCAGCTGGGCACCTACGTCTTCGTGGGGGAGTCCTACTCCAGGTCAGCCATCAAGAGGCTCCAGCTGGCCATCTTCGCCCCCACCGTCTGCACCTCCCTGGAGTACAACCTCAAGGTCTACTGCTTGGAGGACACGCCGGACGCCCTGAAG gaggtgctggagctggagcggacACTGGGTGGTTACCTGCTGGAGGAGCCCAAGCCACTGCCCTTCAAGGACAGCTACCACAACCTGCGCCTCTCCATCCACGACATCCCCCATTCGCTGTGGAGGAGCAAGCTGCTGGCCAAGTACCAG GAAATCCCCTTCTACCACATCTGGAGCGGCAGCCAGCGAGCCCTGCACTGCACCTTCACGCTGGAGAGGTACAGCCAGGCCTCCACCGAGCTCACCTGCAAGATCTGCGTGCGGCAGGTGGAAGGGGAAGGGCAGATCTTCCAGCTCCACGTCACGCTGGGAGAG CACGCCGGCTCCTTCGACACCCTCCACTCGCACCACAGCAGTGCCCCCACCACCCAGCTGGGACCCTACGCCTTCAAAATCCCCCTGTCCATCCGGCAGAAAATCTGCAGCAGCCTGGACGCCCCCAACGCCAGGGGCAACGACTGGAGACTTCTCGCCCAGAAGCTCTCCATGGACCG GTACCTGAACTACTTCGCCACCAAAGCCAGCCCCACCGGGGTGCTCCTGGACTTGTGGGAAGCCCAGCACCAAGACGACGGCGATCTCAACACCCTGGCCAGTGCCTTAGAAGAGATGGGCAAGAGCGAGATGCTGGTGGTCATGGCCACGGAGGGCGACTGCTGCTGA
- the UNC5B gene encoding netrin receptor UNC5B isoform X3 produces MASSPGSHTAGLEYSDVLPDSFPSAPAETLPHFLLEPQDAYIVKNKPVELVCRANPATQIYFKCNGEWVNQNDHVTKEDLDEVTGLLVREVQIEVSRQQVEELFGLEDYWCQCVAWSSAGTTKSRRAYVRIAYLRKNFDQEPLGKEVPLEHEVLLQCRPPEGVPQAEVEWLRNEDVIDPTQDTNFLITIDHNLIIKQARLLDTANYTCMAKNIVAKRRSTTAAVIVYVNGGWSTWSEWSPCNNRCGRGWQKRTRTCTNPAPLNGGSFCDGQPFQKITCTTLCPVDGAWTEWSKWSACSTECTHWRSRECAAPAPRNGGKDCSGVLLDSKNCTDGLCLHNKRVLSEPKSHLLEATGDVALYAGLVVAIFVFIVILMAVGVVVYRRRCRDFDTDITDSSAALTGGFHPVNFKTSRHDNPQLLHPSMQPDLTASAGVYRGPMYALQDSSDKIPMTNSPLLDPLPNLKIKVYNSSTTSSSPGLHDGTDLLGGGPATGTFPGDSSRDGHFGNVRSKALGSQHLLSLPREHGSSASGTFGYLGGRLTIPGTGVSLLVPHGAIPQGKFYEMYLVINKAESALLPSEGTQTVLSPAVTCGPTSLLLCRPVVLTIPHCADVASSDWIFQLKTQSHQGNWEEVVTLDEETLNTPCYCQLEAKCCHVLLDQLGTYVFVGESYSRSAIKRLQLAIFAPTVCTSLEYNLKVYCLEDTPDALKEVLELERTLGGYLLEEPKPLPFKDSYHNLRLSIHDIPHSLWRSKLLAKYQEIPFYHIWSGSQRALHCTFTLERYSQASTELTCKICVRQVEGEGQIFQLHVTLGEHAGSFDTLHSHHSSAPTTQLGPYAFKIPLSIRQKICSSLDAPNARGNDWRLLAQKLSMDRYLNYFATKASPTGVLLDLWEAQHQDDGDLNTLASALEEMGKSEMLVVMATEGDCC; encoded by the exons GGCTGGAGTACAGCGACGTGCTGCCCGACTCCTTCCCCTCGGCCCCGGCGGAGACGCTGCCCCACTTCTTGCTGGAGCCGCAGGACGCCTACATCGTCAAGAACAAGCCCGTGGAGCTCGTCTGCAGGGCCAACCCCGCCACCCAGATCTACTTCAAGTGCAACGGGGAGTGGGTCAACCAGAACGACCACGTCACCAAGGAGGACCTGGATGAGGTCACGG ggctgctggtgCGGGAGGTGCAGATCGAGGTGTCCCggcagcaggtggaggagcTCTTCGGGCTGGAGGACTACTGGTGCCAGTGCGTGGCCTGGAGCTCGGCGGGCACCACCAAGAGCCGCAGGGCCTACGTCCGCATCGCGT ACCTACGGAAGAATTTCGACCAGGAGCCCTTGGGCAAGGAGGTGCCGCTGGAGCAcgaggtgctgctgcagtgccggCCCCCCGAGGGGGTGCCGCAGGCGGAG GTGGAGTGGCTGAGGAACGAGGACGTCATCGATCCCACCCAGGACACCAACTTCCTCATCACCATCGATCACAACCTCATCATCAAGCAGGCCCGCCTCTTGGACACTGCCAATTACACCTGCATGGCCAAGAACATCGTGGCCAAGCGCCGGAGCACCACGGCCGCCGTCATCGTCTACG tgAACGGGGGCTGGTCCACCTGGTCCGAGTGGTCGCCGTGCAACAACCGCTGCGGCCGGGGCTGGCAGAAGCGCACGCGGACGTGCACCAACCCCGCACCGCTCAACGGCGGCTCCTTCTGCGACGGGCAGCCCTTCCAGAAAATAACCTGCACCACCCTCTGCCCAG TGGATGGCGCGTGGACGGAGTGGAGCAAGTGGTCGGCCTGCAGCACCGAGTGCACCCACTGGCGCAGCCGCGAGtgcgctgccccggccccccgcAACGGCGGCAAGGACTGCAGCGGCGTGCTGCTCGACTCCAAAAACTGCACCGACGGGCTCTGCCTGCACA ATAAAAGAGTTCTAAGCGAACCCAAAAGCCACC TGCTGGAGGCCACGGGCGACGTGGCCCTGTACGCCGGGCTGGTGGTGGCCATTTTCGTCTTCATCGTGATCCTGATGGCCGTGGGGGTGGTGGTGTACCGGCGGCGGTGCCGGGATTTCGACACGGACATCACGGACTCATCAGCTGCCCTGACGGGGGGCTTCCACCCTGTCAACTTCAAGACATCTCGGCATG ACAACCCGCAGCTGCTGCACCCCTCCATGCAGCCTGACCTGACGGCCAGCGCCGGGGTGTACCGCGGCCCCATGTACGCCCTGCAGGACTCCTCCGACAAGATCCCCATGACCAACTCCCCGCTCCTCGACCCCTTGCCCAACCTCAAGATCAAGGTCTACaactcctccaccacctcctcgtCGCCAGGCCTCCACGATGGGACGGAtttgctgggggggggccccgCCACCGGCACCTTCCCAGGGGACAGCAGTAGGGACGGGCATTTTGGGAACGTGCGGAGCAAAGCCCTGGGCTCCCAGCACCTCCTCAGCCTGCCCCGGGAGCACGGCAGCAGCGCCAGCGGGACTTTTGGCTACCTAGGGGGAAGGCTCACCATCCCTGGCACGG GGGTGAGCCTGCTGGTGCCCCACGGGGCCATCCCCCAGGGGAAGTTCTACGAGATGTACCTGGTCATCAACAAGGCGGAGAGCGCCCT ctTGCCCTCCGAAGGCACGCAGACGGTGCTGAGCCCGGCGGTGACCTGCGGCCccaccagcctgctgctgtgccgCCCCGTCGTCCTGACCATTCCCCACTGCGCCGACGTCGCCTCCTCTGACTGGattttccagctgaaaacaCAGTCCCACCAGGGAAACTGGGAG GAAGTCGTGACCCTGGATGAGGAGACCCTCAACACCCCCTGCTACTGCCAGCTGGAAGCCAAGTGCTGCCACGTTCTGCTCGACCAGCTGGGCACCTACGTCTTCGTGGGGGAGTCCTACTCCAGGTCAGCCATCAAGAGGCTCCAGCTGGCCATCTTCGCCCCCACCGTCTGCACCTCCCTGGAGTACAACCTCAAGGTCTACTGCTTGGAGGACACGCCGGACGCCCTGAAG gaggtgctggagctggagcggacACTGGGTGGTTACCTGCTGGAGGAGCCCAAGCCACTGCCCTTCAAGGACAGCTACCACAACCTGCGCCTCTCCATCCACGACATCCCCCATTCGCTGTGGAGGAGCAAGCTGCTGGCCAAGTACCAG GAAATCCCCTTCTACCACATCTGGAGCGGCAGCCAGCGAGCCCTGCACTGCACCTTCACGCTGGAGAGGTACAGCCAGGCCTCCACCGAGCTCACCTGCAAGATCTGCGTGCGGCAGGTGGAAGGGGAAGGGCAGATCTTCCAGCTCCACGTCACGCTGGGAGAG CACGCCGGCTCCTTCGACACCCTCCACTCGCACCACAGCAGTGCCCCCACCACCCAGCTGGGACCCTACGCCTTCAAAATCCCCCTGTCCATCCGGCAGAAAATCTGCAGCAGCCTGGACGCCCCCAACGCCAGGGGCAACGACTGGAGACTTCTCGCCCAGAAGCTCTCCATGGACCG GTACCTGAACTACTTCGCCACCAAAGCCAGCCCCACCGGGGTGCTCCTGGACTTGTGGGAAGCCCAGCACCAAGACGACGGCGATCTCAACACCCTGGCCAGTGCCTTAGAAGAGATGGGCAAGAGCGAGATGCTGGTGGTCATGGCCACGGAGGGCGACTGCTGCTGA
- the UNC5B gene encoding netrin receptor UNC5B isoform X2 produces the protein MQPPGPPRRIFIILLLLLFLLHRRWALAAAGLEYSDVLPDSFPSAPAETLPHFLLEPQDAYIVKNKPVELVCRANPATQIYFKCNGEWVNQNDHVTKEDLDEVTGLLVREVQIEVSRQQVEELFGLEDYWCQCVAWSSAGTTKSRRAYVRIAYLRKNFDQEPLGKEVPLEHEVLLQCRPPEGVPQAEVEWLRNEDVIDPTQDTNFLITIDHNLIIKQARLLDTANYTCMAKNIVAKRRSTTAAVIVYVNGGWSTWSEWSPCNNRCGRGWQKRTRTCTNPAPLNGGSFCDGQPFQKITCTTLCPVDGAWTEWSKWSACSTECTHWRSRECAAPAPRNGGKDCSGVLLDSKNCTDGLCLHMLEATGDVALYAGLVVAIFVFIVILMAVGVVVYRRRCRDFDTDITDSSAALTGGFHPVNFKTSRHDNPQLLHPSMQPDLTASAGVYRGPMYALQDSSDKIPMTNSPLLDPLPNLKIKVYNSSTTSSSPGLHDGTDLLGGGPATGTFPGDSSRDGHFGNVRSKALGSQHLLSLPREHGSSASGTFGYLGGRLTIPGTGVSLLVPHGAIPQGKFYEMYLVINKAESALLPSEGTQTVLSPAVTCGPTSLLLCRPVVLTIPHCADVASSDWIFQLKTQSHQGNWEEVVTLDEETLNTPCYCQLEAKCCHVLLDQLGTYVFVGESYSRSAIKRLQLAIFAPTVCTSLEYNLKVYCLEDTPDALKEVLELERTLGGYLLEEPKPLPFKDSYHNLRLSIHDIPHSLWRSKLLAKYQEIPFYHIWSGSQRALHCTFTLERYSQASTELTCKICVRQVEGEGQIFQLHVTLGEHAGSFDTLHSHHSSAPTTQLGPYAFKIPLSIRQKICSSLDAPNARGNDWRLLAQKLSMDRYLNYFATKASPTGVLLDLWEAQHQDDGDLNTLASALEEMGKSEMLVVMATEGDCC, from the exons GGCTGGAGTACAGCGACGTGCTGCCCGACTCCTTCCCCTCGGCCCCGGCGGAGACGCTGCCCCACTTCTTGCTGGAGCCGCAGGACGCCTACATCGTCAAGAACAAGCCCGTGGAGCTCGTCTGCAGGGCCAACCCCGCCACCCAGATCTACTTCAAGTGCAACGGGGAGTGGGTCAACCAGAACGACCACGTCACCAAGGAGGACCTGGATGAGGTCACGG ggctgctggtgCGGGAGGTGCAGATCGAGGTGTCCCggcagcaggtggaggagcTCTTCGGGCTGGAGGACTACTGGTGCCAGTGCGTGGCCTGGAGCTCGGCGGGCACCACCAAGAGCCGCAGGGCCTACGTCCGCATCGCGT ACCTACGGAAGAATTTCGACCAGGAGCCCTTGGGCAAGGAGGTGCCGCTGGAGCAcgaggtgctgctgcagtgccggCCCCCCGAGGGGGTGCCGCAGGCGGAG GTGGAGTGGCTGAGGAACGAGGACGTCATCGATCCCACCCAGGACACCAACTTCCTCATCACCATCGATCACAACCTCATCATCAAGCAGGCCCGCCTCTTGGACACTGCCAATTACACCTGCATGGCCAAGAACATCGTGGCCAAGCGCCGGAGCACCACGGCCGCCGTCATCGTCTACG tgAACGGGGGCTGGTCCACCTGGTCCGAGTGGTCGCCGTGCAACAACCGCTGCGGCCGGGGCTGGCAGAAGCGCACGCGGACGTGCACCAACCCCGCACCGCTCAACGGCGGCTCCTTCTGCGACGGGCAGCCCTTCCAGAAAATAACCTGCACCACCCTCTGCCCAG TGGATGGCGCGTGGACGGAGTGGAGCAAGTGGTCGGCCTGCAGCACCGAGTGCACCCACTGGCGCAGCCGCGAGtgcgctgccccggccccccgcAACGGCGGCAAGGACTGCAGCGGCGTGCTGCTCGACTCCAAAAACTGCACCGACGGGCTCTGCCTGCACA TGCTGGAGGCCACGGGCGACGTGGCCCTGTACGCCGGGCTGGTGGTGGCCATTTTCGTCTTCATCGTGATCCTGATGGCCGTGGGGGTGGTGGTGTACCGGCGGCGGTGCCGGGATTTCGACACGGACATCACGGACTCATCAGCTGCCCTGACGGGGGGCTTCCACCCTGTCAACTTCAAGACATCTCGGCATG ACAACCCGCAGCTGCTGCACCCCTCCATGCAGCCTGACCTGACGGCCAGCGCCGGGGTGTACCGCGGCCCCATGTACGCCCTGCAGGACTCCTCCGACAAGATCCCCATGACCAACTCCCCGCTCCTCGACCCCTTGCCCAACCTCAAGATCAAGGTCTACaactcctccaccacctcctcgtCGCCAGGCCTCCACGATGGGACGGAtttgctgggggggggccccgCCACCGGCACCTTCCCAGGGGACAGCAGTAGGGACGGGCATTTTGGGAACGTGCGGAGCAAAGCCCTGGGCTCCCAGCACCTCCTCAGCCTGCCCCGGGAGCACGGCAGCAGCGCCAGCGGGACTTTTGGCTACCTAGGGGGAAGGCTCACCATCCCTGGCACGG GGGTGAGCCTGCTGGTGCCCCACGGGGCCATCCCCCAGGGGAAGTTCTACGAGATGTACCTGGTCATCAACAAGGCGGAGAGCGCCCT ctTGCCCTCCGAAGGCACGCAGACGGTGCTGAGCCCGGCGGTGACCTGCGGCCccaccagcctgctgctgtgccgCCCCGTCGTCCTGACCATTCCCCACTGCGCCGACGTCGCCTCCTCTGACTGGattttccagctgaaaacaCAGTCCCACCAGGGAAACTGGGAG GAAGTCGTGACCCTGGATGAGGAGACCCTCAACACCCCCTGCTACTGCCAGCTGGAAGCCAAGTGCTGCCACGTTCTGCTCGACCAGCTGGGCACCTACGTCTTCGTGGGGGAGTCCTACTCCAGGTCAGCCATCAAGAGGCTCCAGCTGGCCATCTTCGCCCCCACCGTCTGCACCTCCCTGGAGTACAACCTCAAGGTCTACTGCTTGGAGGACACGCCGGACGCCCTGAAG gaggtgctggagctggagcggacACTGGGTGGTTACCTGCTGGAGGAGCCCAAGCCACTGCCCTTCAAGGACAGCTACCACAACCTGCGCCTCTCCATCCACGACATCCCCCATTCGCTGTGGAGGAGCAAGCTGCTGGCCAAGTACCAG GAAATCCCCTTCTACCACATCTGGAGCGGCAGCCAGCGAGCCCTGCACTGCACCTTCACGCTGGAGAGGTACAGCCAGGCCTCCACCGAGCTCACCTGCAAGATCTGCGTGCGGCAGGTGGAAGGGGAAGGGCAGATCTTCCAGCTCCACGTCACGCTGGGAGAG CACGCCGGCTCCTTCGACACCCTCCACTCGCACCACAGCAGTGCCCCCACCACCCAGCTGGGACCCTACGCCTTCAAAATCCCCCTGTCCATCCGGCAGAAAATCTGCAGCAGCCTGGACGCCCCCAACGCCAGGGGCAACGACTGGAGACTTCTCGCCCAGAAGCTCTCCATGGACCG GTACCTGAACTACTTCGCCACCAAAGCCAGCCCCACCGGGGTGCTCCTGGACTTGTGGGAAGCCCAGCACCAAGACGACGGCGATCTCAACACCCTGGCCAGTGCCTTAGAAGAGATGGGCAAGAGCGAGATGCTGGTGGTCATGGCCACGGAGGGCGACTGCTGCTGA
- the SLC29A3 gene encoding equilibrative nucleoside transporter 3 — translation MQPAASAFPPDDEPLLEEPSVHRPGGRKPGEHPNGVYVIFFLLGIGSLLPWNFFITAKHYWAYKLQNCSEQAGRAPSDLRDYFESYISIASTVPSVLCLVGNFLLVNKVPASVRILASLFVMLSVFLVITVLVKVDTSTWTPLFFGLTLACVAVVSGASTVFSSSILGLSSRFPMRNSQALISGQAMGGTLSAIASLVDLAAAADVTDSALAYFLTADIFIVVCIMVYLLLPRLQYSRYYLGSHQESPSPASVLPGGPVGDAAGPGGTAPLPSIPPLRPILRKTATLGFCLFYVFFISIIIFPSLSSNIESVQKASGSPWSTKYFVPLTSFLLYNFADWCGRQITAWIQVPGPNSKLLPALVLLRTIFLPLFILSNYQPRARIRTVLFARDAYPVAFTALLGLSNGYLGTLAIVYGPKIVPKELAEAAGVVMTLYLVLGLALGSACSALVVHLI, via the exons ATGCAGCCGGCAGCCAGCGCCTTTCCCCCGGACGATGAGCCCCTGCTGGAGGAGCCTTCGGTGCACAGACCCGGCGGGCGAAAGCCGGGCGAGCACCCCAATGGGGTTTAcgtgatttttttcctgctgggcATCGGTTCCCTGCTGCCCTGGAATTTTTTCATCACCGCCAAGCACTACTGGGCATACAAGCTGCAAAACTGCTCCGAGCAAGCGGGACGGGCGCCCTCGGACCTGCGG GACTATTTTGAGAGTTACATCTCCATCGCTTCCACCGTGCCCTCGGTGCTGTGCCTGGTCGGAAACTTCCTGCTGGTCAACAA GGTGCCCGCCAGCGTCCGCATCCTGGCCTCGCTCTTCGTCATGCTCTCCGTCTTCCTGGTGATCACGGTGCTGGTGAAGGTGGACACGTCCACCTGGACCCCCCTCTTCTTCGGCCTCACCCTCGCCTGCGTGGCCGTGGTCAGCGGCGCCTCCACCGtcttctccagcagcatcctgggcCTGAGCAGCCGCTTCCCCATGAGGAACTCGCAGGCACTGATCTCAG GTCAGGCCATGGGCGGCACGCTCAGCGCTATCGCGTCCCTTGTCGAcctggcggcggcggccgaCGTGACCGACAGCGCCCTGGCTTACTTCCTCACCGCCGACATCTTCATCGTCGTCTGCATCATGGTCTACCTCCTGCTGccccgcctgcagtactccag gtattACTTGGGAAGCCACCAGGAGAGCCCGTCCCCAGCCTCCGTGCTGCCTGGTGGCCCCGTGGGGGACGCGGCAGGACCAGGAGGCACCGCGCCGCTGCCCAGCATCCCCCCGCTGCGCCCCATCCTGCGTAAGACGGCCACCCTGGGCTTCTGCCTCTTCTACGTCTTCTTCATCTCCATCATCATCTTCCCGTCCCTCTCCTCCAACATCGAGTCCGTCCAGAAGGCCTCGGGGAGCCCGTGGAGCACCAAGTACTTCgtgcccctcaccagcttcctCCTCTACAACTTCGCCGACTGGTGCGGGCGGCAGATCACCGCCTGGATCCAGGTGCCCGGCCCCAACAGCAAGCTGCTGCCCGCCCTGGTCCTCCTCAGGACCATCTTCCTCCCCCTCTTCATCCTCAGCAACTACCAGCCCCGGGCTCGCATCCGGACGGTGCTTTTTGCCCGCGACGCCTACCCGGTGGCCTTCACGGCGCTGCTGGGGCTCAGCAACGGCTACCTGGGCACGCTGGCCATCGTCTACGGCCCCAAAATCGTGCCGAAGGAGCTGGCTGAGGCAGCGGGGGTGGTGATGACGTTGTacctggtgctggggctggccctgGGCTCCGCGTGCTCCGCGCTCGTCGTGCACCTCATCTAG